A region of Paenibacillus sp. JNUCC-31 DNA encodes the following proteins:
- a CDS encoding VOC family protein → MIFEEVRLYTARLEDIKHFYIDILGLQLLEESEHSFTLRVGLTKMIFMRSEADQNPFYHFAWLIPTNRFQEAKAWAAARVRLSRHEDQDETYSTNWDSHSLYFEDPAGNILELIAHHPLHNESDHPFSEKELLQVCEVGLVTEDVLSTVDELERMGLKRWREISDTFAPIGDANGLFIVVKKERTWFFSEQKSNIYPLEVSIRDVGKLRIG, encoded by the coding sequence ATGATTTTTGAAGAAGTCAGGTTATATACAGCACGACTGGAGGACATTAAGCACTTTTATATAGATATTTTGGGTTTGCAGTTGCTTGAGGAGTCCGAGCATTCCTTCACGCTACGAGTTGGATTGACAAAGATGATATTCATGCGGAGTGAAGCAGATCAAAATCCGTTTTATCACTTCGCATGGTTGATCCCAACGAATCGTTTTCAGGAAGCCAAGGCATGGGCTGCGGCACGAGTACGTCTGAGTCGGCATGAGGATCAAGATGAGACTTACTCCACCAACTGGGACTCTCATTCGCTTTACTTTGAAGACCCTGCCGGTAACATCCTGGAACTGATTGCTCATCATCCCCTTCATAACGAGAGTGACCATCCCTTTTCGGAGAAGGAGCTGCTGCAAGTGTGTGAGGTGGGGTTAGTTACGGAAGATGTGCTTTCCACGGTGGATGAACTTGAGCGGATGGGATTGAAACGATGGAGAGAGATTAGTGATACCTTTGCCCCCATAGGTGATGCGAACGGTCTGTTTATAGTGGTGAAAAAGGAACGAACCTGGTTCTTCTCCGAGCAAAAATCAAACATATATCCACTTGAAGTGTCGATCCGTGACGTCGGAAAACTTCGCATTGGGTAA
- a CDS encoding DUF4127 family protein, with product MKTVLYVPLDDRPANLDDVVVQGKAAGIHIITPHLGDIQNRLDSEKTVEGTTLLGTSTPAYGKPSNIHDFILKHAAKVDGFILSSDMLAYGGLIGSRQLREDGGGAYPDYDQDTTRLLDVIKAIKGKYPRKPVFVMDTIMRLATTSFADGLALDAYNESRALMQQPRQSFTAFEDIVNGYNLSPESTEYGETTYFNKEQYYNTRQHKFKTNLYILDQLARKGYIDFLAVGVDDANTQGVQINEIHYVEARINEWLGGTDGQNPDRAIILPDADGLGHALVARMANQLLRGGAKTRYAVKYFGPHGSTIINTYEYMNLHENVVRHVDVVGGVVVADSAYPAPEAGTDTTSNMENGNELTSATSVDEASSFDMASELDRMTNRHPGKPGEKPGVDIEIIAITALDQVQAAVAQLTSNGEKGFPSVLIDFVGKGPANVDVAEALLNSSYTGRVLGYSAWNTPGNKIGMAVGMGQSRYALITTETHAHALRDAMNAQGSLLFKRFLKDYYYKAVAIADIRTYSRAHVLYTNVATLADQNMSLFNSEEDYAHLQTLLRDLMQAHTATLAGKPAFAQGNVAMRQICNGKVVYAEYCSALLEYANPDFIWGRAFEITLNPKVTLK from the coding sequence ATGAAAACAGTATTGTATGTTCCACTGGATGATCGTCCAGCGAATCTGGATGACGTCGTTGTACAAGGAAAAGCAGCCGGTATCCATATCATTACACCGCACCTGGGTGACATTCAAAATCGTCTGGATTCCGAAAAAACGGTTGAAGGCACAACTTTGCTTGGAACGTCTACGCCTGCGTATGGGAAACCGTCCAACATTCATGATTTCATTCTGAAGCATGCCGCCAAAGTCGATGGATTCATCCTCTCTTCGGATATGCTGGCTTATGGCGGGCTGATTGGCAGTCGCCAGCTTCGTGAAGATGGAGGGGGCGCATATCCGGATTACGACCAGGACACCACCCGTTTGCTCGATGTGATCAAAGCCATTAAAGGAAAGTATCCACGCAAACCGGTGTTTGTAATGGATACCATTATGCGACTTGCCACCACCTCATTTGCAGACGGCCTCGCATTGGATGCGTACAACGAGTCACGTGCACTGATGCAGCAGCCACGCCAGTCCTTTACGGCATTCGAGGACATTGTGAACGGGTACAACCTGTCTCCAGAGTCTACGGAATATGGGGAAACGACTTATTTTAATAAAGAACAATACTACAACACCAGACAACATAAATTCAAAACGAATCTGTACATCCTGGATCAGCTCGCCCGCAAAGGATATATTGATTTTCTCGCCGTAGGTGTCGATGATGCGAATACACAGGGCGTTCAGATTAATGAAATCCATTATGTGGAGGCACGGATCAATGAATGGCTCGGTGGGACGGATGGACAAAACCCTGATCGGGCGATTATCCTTCCAGATGCCGATGGTTTGGGTCACGCTCTGGTGGCACGCATGGCTAACCAATTGCTGCGCGGCGGGGCGAAAACACGTTATGCCGTGAAATATTTCGGTCCACATGGTTCCACGATCATTAATACCTACGAATATATGAATCTGCACGAGAATGTGGTGCGCCATGTGGATGTAGTAGGTGGTGTGGTTGTGGCGGATTCGGCTTACCCGGCACCTGAAGCGGGAACGGATACAACTTCCAATATGGAAAATGGGAATGAATTAACGAGTGCTACATCTGTCGATGAAGCTTCTTCGTTTGACATGGCGTCTGAGCTGGATCGCATGACGAATCGCCATCCAGGAAAACCGGGGGAAAAGCCGGGGGTGGACATTGAGATTATTGCCATTACGGCTCTGGATCAGGTTCAGGCGGCTGTGGCGCAATTGACGAGCAATGGTGAGAAGGGTTTTCCTTCGGTTTTGATTGATTTTGTAGGAAAAGGTCCAGCCAACGTCGATGTAGCCGAAGCACTCCTGAACAGTTCGTATACGGGTCGGGTCTTGGGTTACAGCGCATGGAATACGCCGGGGAACAAAATCGGTATGGCTGTGGGCATGGGACAATCCCGTTATGCTCTGATTACAACAGAAACACATGCCCACGCGTTGCGAGATGCCATGAATGCCCAAGGGTCGTTGTTGTTCAAGCGTTTCCTGAAAGATTACTACTATAAAGCTGTAGCGATTGCCGATATTCGGACGTATTCGAGAGCGCATGTGCTGTATACCAATGTGGCAACCCTTGCAGATCAGAACATGTCACTCTTCAACTCCGAGGAGGATTACGCTCATCTGCAGACGTTGCTGCGGGATTTGATGCAGGCCCATACAGCGACACTAGCGGGAAAACCAGCTTTCGCCCAAGGAAATGTAGCGATGAGGCAAATTTGTAATGGAAAAGTGGTCTATGCGGAGTATTGCAGTGCACTGTTGGAATATGCAAATCCCGATTTCATCTGGGGACGTGCGTTTGAGATCACATTGAATCCGAAGGTTACGCTGAAATAA
- a CDS encoding phage tail sheath subtilisin-like domain-containing protein, whose product MAGGTWEQTNRPVLPGLYMNFQAAASSAIQAGNRGTVVVPIKANWGPVGTFVEVGSEAAIERIFSAHALDNGTAYTSLKLALLGGPKKLLAYRVAGATAKAATLTLKDSSDAAVLQLDAKYPGDRGNGFYVTIQPGVIDNTKHEVRLFEGNRVLYALLTVDISAAGLAKAINADESNIWVNAQAIGDGAGVVATVAGAAFKGGASGNDGLTNAEYIAVQGALEGEQFDVLALDHAADAPLLASFAAWVKRVRAEGKPVMAVFGGTTADDTSATAAQKASARSLTLNHEGVINVGTGVRLGGAFYSSAETSAYVAGLIAGQRLNESTTYAPTPFDDVTRRWTRAEQEQAVQNGVFIFFHDGRQVKALRGVNTLVTPAAGQNNAWKKIRSIRVMDAINTDLQRSAEDTYIGKVNNTEEGRQALIGAMKAYLALLAQSNVIEAEGYDVVLDPAYYGAAPILKPEADQVFLQWNVKLTDVMEQLFGTFYVQ is encoded by the coding sequence ATGGCAGGCGGAACTTGGGAGCAAACGAATCGTCCGGTCCTTCCGGGCTTATATATGAATTTTCAGGCGGCAGCGTCCTCGGCCATTCAGGCGGGTAATCGTGGGACGGTAGTTGTGCCGATTAAGGCGAACTGGGGGCCTGTAGGTACTTTTGTAGAAGTTGGCAGTGAAGCTGCAATTGAACGTATTTTCTCGGCACATGCTCTGGATAACGGAACAGCCTATACATCCTTAAAGCTGGCTCTGCTGGGTGGACCGAAAAAGCTGCTCGCTTACCGGGTAGCCGGAGCAACGGCAAAAGCAGCCACGCTTACGTTGAAAGACAGTAGTGATGCAGCCGTTCTACAACTGGACGCCAAGTATCCAGGCGACCGAGGTAACGGGTTCTACGTCACGATTCAGCCGGGTGTAATTGATAATACGAAGCATGAAGTTCGCTTGTTTGAAGGCAATCGGGTGCTGTACGCGCTTCTGACTGTGGATATTTCGGCAGCTGGCCTGGCGAAAGCGATTAATGCGGATGAAAGTAATATCTGGGTGAACGCTCAGGCGATTGGTGACGGTGCGGGTGTTGTTGCAACCGTTGCGGGAGCGGCGTTCAAAGGCGGCGCAAGTGGCAACGATGGACTCACCAATGCGGAATATATTGCCGTGCAGGGCGCACTGGAAGGTGAGCAATTTGACGTGCTAGCACTGGATCATGCGGCGGATGCGCCTTTGCTAGCGAGCTTTGCTGCATGGGTGAAACGTGTGCGCGCTGAGGGTAAACCCGTCATGGCTGTATTCGGCGGCACCACGGCGGATGATACTTCCGCAACAGCTGCACAGAAGGCTTCTGCCCGTTCACTCACGTTGAATCACGAAGGCGTAATTAATGTCGGTACGGGAGTGCGTCTGGGAGGAGCGTTCTACAGCTCGGCGGAAACGTCTGCTTATGTCGCAGGTCTAATTGCCGGACAACGTTTGAATGAATCTACGACATATGCACCAACTCCGTTCGATGACGTGACACGCCGCTGGACTCGTGCAGAACAGGAGCAGGCGGTACAGAATGGTGTATTTATTTTCTTCCATGATGGCCGTCAGGTGAAGGCGCTTCGCGGTGTGAATACACTCGTGACCCCTGCCGCAGGACAGAATAATGCCTGGAAAAAAATCCGTTCCATCCGTGTGATGGATGCGATTAACACGGATTTGCAGCGTTCCGCTGAAGATACGTATATTGGCAAAGTGAACAATACGGAAGAGGGGCGTCAGGCACTAATCGGTGCGATGAAAGCCTATCTGGCCCTGCTCGCTCAGAGCAATGTCATTGAAGCTGAGGGATACGATGTCGTTCTCGATCCGGCGTATTATGGTGCTGCACCGATTCTCAAGCCGGAGGCGGATCAGGTATTCCTGCAATGGAATGTGAAGCTGACGGATGTGATGGAGCAGTTGTTTGGAACGTTTTACGTGCAATAA
- a CDS encoding phage tail tube protein, whose amino-acid sequence MLDASRVILGTYGQLHIDGVWQTNINKLEASVEIEKRELNLVGNDWKVHKNGAKKGTGTMTGYKVTSDMIMRGFTKFQIISKLNDPESYGHESVLLKGCMVDKIQLANWTAGEEVPEETGFTFEGFELLNPIVAN is encoded by the coding sequence ATGTTGGATGCGTCAAGAGTAATTCTCGGTACCTATGGTCAGCTGCATATCGATGGTGTGTGGCAGACCAATATTAATAAGCTGGAGGCCAGTGTGGAAATCGAGAAGCGTGAGTTGAATCTGGTCGGCAACGATTGGAAAGTACACAAGAATGGTGCGAAAAAAGGAACTGGCACAATGACGGGTTACAAAGTCACTTCGGATATGATCATGCGTGGTTTCACCAAATTCCAGATTATCTCGAAGCTGAACGATCCGGAGTCTTACGGACATGAGAGTGTCTTGCTGAAAGGCTGCATGGTGGATAAAATCCAGCTCGCCAACTGGACAGCGGGTGAGGAAGTGCCGGAGGAAACAGGTTTTACGTTTGAAGGATTTGAATTGTTGAACCCGATTGTTGCGAACTAA
- a CDS encoding phage tail assembly chaperone, producing MSMNENLSEEQILDQLFEAAERLPEENVRIQRLDLLLTLRGLTSSKVDQIRERCTIRKTVKGRTEEKVDTETFNALLISEATVKLKVRSLELSGWGDNRITGRMKLSGGEQAVRRMLLAGELDAVGDKVLELSGFGVEIEDLKN from the coding sequence ATGAGTATGAATGAGAATCTATCTGAAGAACAAATTTTGGATCAATTGTTTGAAGCAGCAGAGCGTTTGCCGGAAGAGAATGTACGCATCCAACGTTTGGATCTGTTGCTTACCCTGCGTGGATTAACGTCCTCCAAAGTGGATCAGATCCGTGAACGCTGTACGATTCGGAAAACAGTCAAGGGCCGCACAGAGGAAAAGGTGGATACCGAAACATTTAACGCGCTGTTGATTTCCGAAGCGACGGTAAAACTGAAAGTACGCAGTCTGGAACTGTCCGGCTGGGGAGACAACCGGATTACGGGCCGCATGAAGCTGTCCGGTGGTGAACAAGCAGTTCGCCGTATGCTGCTCGCGGGTGAGCTGGACGCCGTTGGCGACAAAGTGCTGGAGCTGTCCGGCTTCGGTGTGGAGATTGAAGACCTAAAAAACTGA